A genomic segment from Verrucomicrobiia bacterium encodes:
- a CDS encoding type II secretion system protein: MNLRHHIGTSVAQRIGGPYKAFTLIEIMVVVAIIGMIMAAGVPTFYNALRKEGFRKTVSDIQEVCESARRQAILQSRMTEVVFHPQEGTCHVVGGGTSRSARIEAARIEMLDINLREYRDAEVARVRFYPNGTSDELTLILQSDEHQWRKISVELTTAMVSVDSDPNKWR, from the coding sequence ATGAACCTGCGTCACCATATCGGCACTTCCGTGGCGCAACGGATCGGTGGTCCTTACAAGGCGTTCACTTTGATCGAGATCATGGTGGTCGTCGCGATCATCGGCATGATTATGGCGGCGGGCGTTCCGACGTTCTACAACGCACTGCGGAAGGAAGGCTTTCGCAAAACGGTCAGCGATATCCAGGAGGTGTGTGAGTCTGCGCGACGCCAGGCGATTCTCCAAAGCCGCATGACCGAAGTGGTGTTTCATCCGCAGGAGGGAACCTGTCATGTTGTCGGAGGAGGCACATCTCGCAGTGCGCGGATTGAGGCGGCGCGGATCGAAATGCTGGACATTAACCTGCGGGAATACCGTGATGCTGAGGTTGCTCGGGTCCGCTTTTATCCAAACGGCACAAGCGACGAACTGACCTTGATCCTGCAATCGGACGAGCACCAGTGGAGAAAGATCTCCGTCGAGCTTACGACTGCAATGGTTTCAGTCGACAGCGATCCAAATAAATGGCGATGA